In a single window of the Littorina saxatilis isolate snail1 linkage group LG3, US_GU_Lsax_2.0, whole genome shotgun sequence genome:
- the LOC138961028 gene encoding histone 24-like — protein MSDVAAPAPAKSPAKKAAKARKPAKPADHPKYIAMIAAAVGALKERSGSSRQAILKYIMANYKVGNEVTKINARVKTGLKAGVKAGTLKQAKGTGAAGSFRLGDKKVADKKPAKAKKPKAVKKPAAKKAAKSPAKKAAKPKKVKTPKKVAAAKPKKAKSPAKKTAKSPAKKAAKPKKAKTPKKAAAKKPAKK, from the coding sequence ATGTCTGATGTCGCCGCTCCCGCCCCGGCCAAGAGCCCCGCAAAGAAGGCCGCCAAGGCCAGAAAGCCCGCAAAACCCGCAGACCACCCTAAGTACATCGCCATGATCGCTGCCGCCGTCGGCGCCCTGAAGGAGCGAAGTGGTTCCTCTCGCCAGGCCATCCTCAAGTACATCATGGCCAACTACAAGGTCGGCAACGAGGTGACCAAGATCAACGCCCGTGTCAAGACCGGCCTGAAGGCTGGCGTCAAGGCTGGCACACTCAAGCAGGCCAAGGGAACCGGTGCCGCTGGATCCTTCCGTCTGGGGGACAAGAAGGTCGCCGACAAGAAGCCCGCTAAGGCAAAGAAGCCTAAGGCTGTCAAGAAGCCCGCTGCCAAGAAGGCTGCCAAATCTCCCGCCAAGAAGGCTGCCAAGCCCAAGAAGGTCAAGACTCCCAAGAAGGTGGCTGCTGCCAAACCCAAGAAGGCAAAGTCTCCTGCCAAGAAGACTGCCAAGTCTCCTGCCAAGAAGGCCGCCAAGCCCAAGAAGGCGAAGACCCCCAAGAAGGCCGCTGCCAAGAAGCCTGCAAAGAAGTAA